GGCTGCAGGTTCTCATCATCCTGGTCCTCACGTTCTTCGTCCAGGTCGATGTCGAACTGCTGAAGGAGCTCCTTGTCCTCCTCCTCAGCGGAGACGATGCGGATCTTCCATCCAATCTCGTCGCCCAGGATTTGGAAGGTTGCCTCATCCAGGGACTGAGTGGCCGTGGCCATCTCGCCCAGGTGGAAGAGCACCGTGACCAAGGCAGCGGGGTTGACGTTGATCTTGTCGGCCAGGTCGGCCAGGGTGGCGCCCTGACGGAGCTTGACGGTACGTCCATTGCCCGCGGGGATGCGCACACCGCCGATGACAGGTGCCTTCATCTCCTGGAATTCATGCCTCTTGGCCATCCGATTCTTGCGGGCCTTGGAGGACTTGCCTCCCTGGCGACCGAAAGCTCCAGCTGCACCGCCGCGACCGCGACCACCGCGACCTGAACCGCCGCGGAAGCCACCTGAAGGTGCCGACGAAGCGGCTCCGAAACGACCGCTACCGCCCTGATGTGTCTGCTGACCTGGACGACTATGGCCCCACTGCCCTGGACGTGCGCCCTGTCCGGTGCGTCCGCCACGGCCATTGCGGAATCCGCCCCGGCCCCTGCGTGAGTCGTTGACGGTAGGTCTGGCCATGGGATGCGGCCTGGGAATGTCTGAAGGCATAGGGGCCTTCATCCCCTGCTTGCGGCTGAAAGGATTGTTACCCGGACGAGGCGTGGATGCTCCCGGCCGCGCTCCATGACGTGCTGCTGCAGCGTTGGAGCCACCGGGACGACCGCTGTTGCGCGAGCCATGGGGGCCGGGCCTGCCCATGGCTGAAGGCTTGGGCCCACGGGACTGGTTGCGCTGCTCATGCTCGTTGCGGTTGCCCTCGGGGGCACCGGGCTTGGGGAAGTGGACGCCGGGACGCTGCTGGCTCCGTGAGGCGTCACCACCAGCCGAGGGCCGACGGTTCTGTCCGGGCTTTGGCCCAGGTGTGGATTGCTGCTGGGTGCCACTGGACTGCGAGCGGCCATGCTGACCCTGGCCGCTTCCATGATTAGGGCTGCCGGGGCGGGCATTTCGCGCAGCGGCCTGGCCTGCGTCGCCCTGTCCCTTCTGAGGGAAAGCGTTCTTGAGTCGACGAACCACAGGGGCCTCCACAGTGGAGGATGCGGACTTGACGAATTCGCCCATGTCCTTCAACTTCGCCAGAACAGTCTTGCTGTCTACGCCAAATTCCTTGGCCAGCTCATACACGCGTGCTTTGGGCACTTACTTTCTCCTTACCGGACCGCGCGTATGACCGGCGCGATCACTCTTTTATGACGGCGAACATATCCTGTCTCATCGTGCGACCATGATCGTGTTACCTCGTCTCTGTGCCGGGGCCAACGGCGTGAACCACCGGACTCGGGATACCGCGTCCAGCATACTCGCGTCGTCGGATGTTTGCTCTCAGGCGTCTTCACCAGCAGCCGAAGCAGATTGTGCCTGCAGTTCGCGCAATTTTTGCTGGTGAGCCTCCTCTGACTCAATGCCAATCTTCCAGCCTGTCAGCTTGGCGGCCAGACGGGCGTTCTGACCCTCTTTGCCAATGGCCAGGGAGAGCTGTGCGTCCTTGATGAAGGCAATGGCCGTACGGTTGGGCTCGCTGACGATTTGCACCTGACGAACCACAGCCGGGGACAGGGCCGCAGCTACGAATTCGGCAGGATCCTTGGACCAATCCACAATGTCGATCTTCTCAGGCCCCAGATTCTCCATGACAGCACGCACGCGAGCGCCTGCCGGCCCAATCAGCGCACCCTTGGGATTGACCCCCTTGGTGTTGGCACGGACCGCAATCTTGGTTCTGGCACCTGCCTCACGAGCAATGGCCATGATGGAGACCGCGCCGGAGACCAGCTCCGGTACCTCACGCTCAAAAAGGCGGCGAACCAGCTCGGGATGGGAACGCGACACAATAATTTCCGGCCCCTTGAGTCCACGGGAGACATTGACCACGTAGACCCGGATCCGCTGGCCGTGCCGGTAATGCTCTCCAGGCACCTGCTCGCGGCGGGGCAGAATGGCC
The window above is part of the Bifidobacterium asteroides DSM 20089 genome. Proteins encoded here:
- the nusA gene encoding transcription termination factor NusA; the protein is MELDLAEIHQLAHEQGIDAETLDQALSEALLLAYQKSPHAAKHARVELDERAGTFTIWAQDEIAREPTPEEPEPGYDLGEEYDDTPKDFDRLAASTARQVIRQLFRQADDERVFGAFSGQKGHLITGVVQQDVSDPGNVHVAVDNVEAILPRREQVPGEHYRHGQRIRVYVVNVSRGLKGPEIIVSRSHPELVRRLFEREVPELVSGAVSIMAIAREAGARTKIAVRANTKGVNPKGALIGPAGARVRAVMENLGPEKIDIVDWSKDPAEFVAAALSPAVVRQVQIVSEPNRTAIAFIKDAQLSLAIGKEGQNARLAAKLTGWKIGIESEEAHQQKLRELQAQSASAAGEDA